Below is a window of Picosynechococcus sp. PCC 7002 DNA.
TCATCGCGAGTACCACCACAAAGAGACACTGAAAATACAAGATCTAGGGTAGTCAATTTTGGCGTGAAATTTAGACTTCGTTACCCATTCGTGAACCAAATTTTTGCCAATGACCCCAGATTTTGCCAAAAAAATAAGAGGCCGTTAATCGACCTCCCCAAGTCAAACCCAAAAACAGATGGACACTTGACGATTTGTATTTAGGTCAAACCAGTATTGGTGCCGGGCTTACCAGTTGCCAGTTGCACCTTAACAATCTTGCCGCCCATCTTCATGATGCGTTGTTGCTCACGGAACCAATTGTCGTAGGGAACCAGCTTGGTGAAGTATGTATTTTGTAATTCACGCTGTGTCCGAATTCGGCTTTGGCTTGGTACACAGGCCGTAATTTTAAACATCCGCATAGCTTAATGATCTCCTTAAACGTTTTTGAGCCCAGTCGTTTATCTGAAAGAGTTTTATTATCAAGGCTGATATAGCAAAGTTCGGAAGTCGCAACCCAGATCCTAGATCCCCAAAACTTGTACCCAGATAAACCTAGTAAAAGCTTATAAAGAGCTAGACAGTGAGCGCATACCTCCGAACTCAATTGGGTTACTACACCATTTGCATCCGACAGATGCGAAGCATTAGCTTAAGCCAGAGCAGATGTAGTCGAAGTAAACACCCATTTCACGGCCAGCGTCAGCACCGACAAGACCAGCAGTGACTTCTTTCATTGCTTGGATTGCTTGAACAGTAGAACCAACGGGTACACCGAGGGAGTTGTAGGTTTCTTTCAAACCGTTGAGCACACGCTCATCGAGGATGGAAGGATCGCCAGCAAGCATTGCATAGGTTGCATAGCGGAGGTAGTAGTCGAGGTCACGAATACAAGCAGCGTAACGACGAGTGGTGTACATGTTGCCACCAGGACGAGTTACATCGGAGTAAAGGAGAGACTTAGCAACAGCTTCCTTTACAATTGCTGCAGCGTTAGCACTGATGGTGCTAGCAGCACGGACACGGAGAGCACCAGTTGTGAAATAAGCCTTGAGCTTATCCATTGCACTGCCATCAAGGTACTTACCTTGGACGTCAGCAGAGTTGATTACAGAAGTAATTGCGTCTTGCATTGTTATAATTCCTTATCTTAGTAGGTCTTAACGAAGTTCCAGAGGGTAAAAACCACTATGGAGAAAGTAATCAAATTTTATGATTACTCCATTGCTCCGATGACATAGTCAAAGTAAGCACCAGCTTCAGCTGCATCGTCGCCAGACATCATGCCAGTCGCAACAGCTTTCATTTCACGAACGGCCTGAGCAACCGCATCAACGGGAGTGCCCAAGGACTTGTACATTTCGCGAACGCCAACAAGACCGATTTCTTCGATGGGAGTTACATCACCAGCAACGACACCGTAGGTGATTAGACGGAGATAGTAGTCCATGTCACGGAGGCAAGTTGCAGTCATTTCTTCGCCGTAAGCGTTACCGCCGGGAGAAACAACGTCGGGGCGCTTCTGGAAGAGGGCATCACCAGCAGATTTGATGATGCGCTCACGGGAGCCAGTCAGGGTTTCAGCGATCCGAAGACGGCTTTCACCAGAAGTAACAAAAGCTTTGATGCGATCGAGTTCACCGGGGCTGAGGTAACGAGCTTCAGCGTCGGCATTCACGATGGATTTCGTGACAATACTCATCTATGGATTCCTCCTCTAGATATGAGACTAAATAAAGTAAATAATTACCAGATTTTAGGTTTAAACTGGTTTTTTATCAAATGAATGGTGGCTTTCTTTAATTTGCTTTATATTGCTCAAATTAAAACCAACATTGTGGGTGTGTGAAGCCCCTAAGCGTCCGGATTACTACCTAAATGTTTCATCAGAGAAATAAGCCGACATTGTCCTAGGTTTTCCTACAGCCATCCGCAAATATTTTGCGTTACTGTGTCACCTCTCCTTGTTGTTTCGTAACAGTTTTTAACATCTACAGGGGCTAAGGGGGATCTTGGGTTGAGTGCTGTCCTGAGGTACTAGAGCTGGTATTTTTCTCAGTTGCTGGCAGGTTTACTGAAAAATAGACCTCGAATTTTGTCATGGAATAGACTTTGACGAGCATGGAAATGCCAGGATTGGGGGTTAGATGCTGAAAGCTAATGGCTTTTAGAAAAGACTGAGTTGTTCTGGTTCGGGGGTGAGCTCCTGCCAGGGGAGGGGCGGCACTGGAATCTGGGCCTGTTGTAGTTGTTCTTGGAAATAGCGGGCATGACCGGGGGAGTGATCTTCGATGGGACAGTGCATGAAGAAATAGATGGAGTGGCCAGCGGCATACCATTGCTGAATCTGCTGACACCACTGATCAAAGTAGGGCTGATTTAAAGAACGTTTGGGATGGCTGATAAAACGGACAATGGCTTTCTGGTTCGTTACTGTTGGGATCAGCGGCACTTCTGGTTTGGGGCGTTGGGAATGGGCCTGGGGGTTATCGGGGCAATTGTAAATGGGGCGGGTATCTAATAGAACTTTACTCACACTGTGGTGAGCGAGCAGGATGTCAAGGCGATCGCGGTGGGGCGCTTGAAACCAGTCGAGGTGGCGTACCTCCACACCTAGGGTAATGGGGCAATCTGCTAAAGCGAGTAGAAATGCTTGTAGATCGTCGTAGTAATTCGGGGAATAGTAAGGGGGAAGCTGGGCAAAGATACTGCCTAGGCGATCGCCTAAAGGTGCAACCCGGTCGATAAACGCCTTTGCCTGGTCTAATTGAGCCATTAACGGGCCTTGGTGGGTCACGGTCTGGGGAAATTTCAAGCAAAAGCGGAATTCGGGGGACGTTTGTTCCCGCCAGCGTGTCACGGTTTCAGCGGATGGCACCGCATAAAACGTCGTATTTCCTTCTACGGCATAGAGGCGATCGCCATAGAGCCTCAAAAAATCCTTCGCAGCACTGCCCCTTGGGTAAAAATCCCCTAACCAACCCCGGTAGGCCCAGACTGCACACCCCAAACGAAATTCCTGTACCACGAAGACATTTCTCCCTACTGCTAGTTTGGCTGTCCCTGATTTTTACTGATTTTATCTAGAAATCCAGACAAACAAGTATTTTTACTCATTGCTTTGTTCACTTTGAGCAACTTCTTGGGGGAAGAATCGCTAAAAACGAATTGACGCAATCACACAGTTGTCAATAATTGTTTACAATATGTAATAGTTAGCCGGGCATTTCTGCATCAGTAGAAATTCAGCCCAGTATTAATTGTCAAAACTGTTCAGGAGATAACTATGTTTCCAACAAATAACGAACTTTCATTAGAACAACAATTCAGTCTCCGTTCCTTCGAAAACCAAGTGCAACAGATGAATCGTGAGCAAGCCCTAGAGCACCTCGTAAAACTTTATGAGCAAATGCTCTCACGGGAGAATATGTACAAAGAAGTGATCAAACACCAATGGGGACTCTAGGGAATAGTCCAAATGCTGGAAACAGCACTAATAGTCAAGTTTATT
It encodes the following:
- a CDS encoding allophycocyanin subunit alpha; the protein is MSIVTKSIVNADAEARYLSPGELDRIKAFVTSGESRLRIAETLTGSRERIIKSAGDALFQKRPDVVSPGGNAYGEEMTATCLRDMDYYLRLITYGVVAGDVTPIEEIGLVGVREMYKSLGTPVDAVAQAVREMKAVATGMMSGDDAAEAGAYFDYVIGAME
- the apcB gene encoding allophycocyanin subunit beta, with the protein product MQDAITSVINSADVQGKYLDGSAMDKLKAYFTTGALRVRAASTISANAAAIVKEAVAKSLLYSDVTRPGGNMYTTRRYAACIRDLDYYLRYATYAMLAGDPSILDERVLNGLKETYNSLGVPVGSTVQAIQAMKEVTAGLVGADAGREMGVYFDYICSGLS
- a CDS encoding NblA/ycf18 family protein, which produces MFPTNNELSLEQQFSLRSFENQVQQMNREQALEHLVKLYEQMLSRENMYKEVIKHQWGL
- a CDS encoding DUF72 domain-containing protein translates to MVQEFRLGCAVWAYRGWLGDFYPRGSAAKDFLRLYGDRLYAVEGNTTFYAVPSAETVTRWREQTSPEFRFCLKFPQTVTHQGPLMAQLDQAKAFIDRVAPLGDRLGSIFAQLPPYYSPNYYDDLQAFLLALADCPITLGVEVRHLDWFQAPHRDRLDILLAHHSVSKVLLDTRPIYNCPDNPQAHSQRPKPEVPLIPTVTNQKAIVRFISHPKRSLNQPYFDQWCQQIQQWYAAGHSIYFFMHCPIEDHSPGHARYFQEQLQQAQIPVPPLPWQELTPEPEQLSLF
- a CDS encoding phycobilisome linker polypeptide, whose product is MRMFKITACVPSQSRIRTQRELQNTYFTKLVPYDNWFREQQRIMKMGGKIVKVQLATGKPGTNTGLT